From the Deinococcus hopiensis KR-140 genome, one window contains:
- a CDS encoding response regulator transcription factor → MQAHILVIEDNPDIAQVLQYELQEGGWDVSTASTGTSGLMQARETPPHLVILDLGLPDFDGVEVARRLRKTMDVPIIVLTAIDAVDRKVELLEAGANDYVTKPFHPEELLARVKVQLRQKKDDLLSFGDLQIHPERRQVLYDGKEVLLSRKEFELLLLLSRQPGRVYSRQEISNEIWKGELSTSSNVVDVHFGNLRSKLRDVAGRSYIRTVRGMGYALRTSA, encoded by the coding sequence ATGCAAGCCCATATCCTCGTGATCGAAGACAACCCAGATATCGCTCAAGTCCTCCAGTACGAACTTCAGGAGGGCGGGTGGGATGTCAGCACGGCGTCCACGGGGACCAGCGGCCTGATGCAAGCCCGTGAAACACCCCCGCACCTGGTCATTCTCGATTTGGGTCTCCCCGACTTCGACGGTGTGGAGGTGGCACGCCGCCTGCGCAAAACCATGGATGTCCCCATCATTGTCCTGACGGCCATCGATGCGGTGGACCGCAAGGTAGAGCTGCTGGAGGCGGGGGCGAACGACTACGTCACCAAGCCGTTTCACCCGGAAGAATTGCTCGCCCGGGTTAAAGTCCAGCTTCGGCAGAAGAAGGACGACCTCCTTTCCTTTGGTGACCTGCAGATCCATCCGGAACGGCGTCAGGTGCTCTATGACGGCAAGGAAGTACTCCTTTCCCGCAAGGAGTTTGAGTTGTTGCTGTTGCTCTCACGGCAGCCAGGCCGGGTGTACTCCCGGCAGGAAATCAGCAACGAAATCTGGAAAGGAGAGCTTTCTACCAGCTCTAACGTTGTGGATGTTCATTTTGGCAACTTGCGGAGCAAGCTGCGCGACGTTGCTGGACGAAGTTACATACGCACTGTTCGTGGTATGGGGTACGCCTTGAGAACCTCTGCCTGA
- a CDS encoding DUF4287 domain-containing protein — protein MSEESKVKGPASYFPSIEKTYGQPIDYWMKILGGLTGKKHMEMVNTLKSEHGIGHGHANALVGYYRELKDVK, from the coding sequence ATGTCCGAAGAATCCAAGGTAAAAGGCCCAGCATCCTACTTCCCCTCCATAGAGAAGACCTATGGTCAGCCTATTGATTACTGGATGAAAATTCTCGGTGGGCTAACGGGAAAAAAGCACATGGAAATGGTCAATACCCTTAAATCGGAGCATGGTATTGGTCATGGACATGCGAACGCTCTGGTCGGCTACTACCGAGAACTTAAAGACGTAAAGTAG
- a CDS encoding helix-turn-helix domain-containing protein, with the protein MTHVYLDFPSTGTLLREARDRAGLTQRDVARLAFGDEDLQSLVSRYETDLVEPSLANLRRLAPVLRLSLGDFAAGGAVPAKGPT; encoded by the coding sequence ATGACGCATGTGTATTTAGATTTTCCGTCCACCGGCACCCTGCTTCGAGAAGCGCGGGACCGCGCGGGCCTCACCCAACGGGACGTCGCCCGCCTCGCCTTTGGCGATGAGGACCTCCAGTCCCTGGTCTCCCGCTACGAAACTGACCTGGTGGAGCCGTCGCTCGCCAACCTCAGAAGGCTCGCGCCTGTCCTGCGCCTTTCGCTCGGGGACTTTGCCGCAGGGGGCGCTGTGCCCGCGAAGGGACCCACCTGA
- a CDS encoding helix-turn-helix domain-containing protein, whose protein sequence is MPGNDETTTPADSTSARRGGGTLSAGEAGQRLRTYLRRLSMQQKELAAALGVDSSYVSRMVLGHINWTTGQYFGQIASHLRLTEAEIRELNPAAVVEMRSGQGGAGTPQGVDSEIPEALLEAGELYKHIDPRIADPQVQLALARAGFFGGGPQSPQDWIQYFNDIRQWLGHA, encoded by the coding sequence GTGCCGGGGAATGACGAGACAACCACGCCCGCGGATTCCACCTCAGCCCGCAGGGGTGGGGGGACGCTTTCCGCGGGCGAAGCGGGGCAACGGCTCAGGACTTACCTGCGCCGGCTTTCCATGCAGCAAAAAGAGCTTGCGGCGGCCCTGGGCGTGGACTCCAGCTACGTCAGCCGAATGGTGCTCGGGCACATCAACTGGACGACCGGGCAGTACTTCGGGCAGATCGCTTCCCACCTGCGGCTGACCGAGGCGGAGATCCGCGAGCTCAACCCGGCCGCTGTGGTGGAGATGCGCTCGGGCCAGGGCGGCGCGGGCACTCCCCAGGGCGTCGACAGTGAAATCCCCGAGGCGCTGCTGGAGGCGGGTGAACTCTACAAACACATTGATCCCCGCATCGCGGACCCGCAGGTTCAGCTCGCCCTGGCCCGCGCCGGATTTTTCGGTGGAGGGCCGCAGTCGCCCCAGGACTGGATTCAGTACTTCAACGACATTCGGCAGTGGTTGGGACACGCCTGA
- a CDS encoding ImmA/IrrE family metallo-endopeptidase — translation MLYGQEFAEAIDYRHGLHGYVTDFWALTSSMNIAVQEGTYNSAVFLPRPVITLEPEVYYSDWSFTRFHELAHTVLRDSGIGWQLAQEADYPEQYRAWIEAYCNFGAAQFQMPNPMLRRVLSQYGYSPQAVLALTRVAGVDLFDAMYRVTHGFLESDARRTAFLTQGSYLRKAVTTNAWFPHSEGDRIPEVALTLSGAKLLTLPLRFGRNRVLGLLND, via the coding sequence ATGCTCTACGGTCAGGAGTTCGCCGAAGCGATCGACTACCGCCACGGGCTCCACGGGTACGTTACGGACTTCTGGGCGCTGACGTCCAGCATGAACATCGCTGTGCAGGAAGGCACCTACAACAGCGCCGTGTTCCTGCCTCGCCCGGTCATCACCCTGGAGCCCGAGGTGTACTACAGCGACTGGAGCTTCACCCGCTTCCACGAGCTCGCGCATACGGTGCTGCGCGACAGCGGCATAGGTTGGCAACTCGCTCAGGAAGCCGACTATCCGGAGCAGTACCGGGCGTGGATTGAGGCGTACTGCAATTTCGGGGCAGCGCAGTTTCAGATGCCCAATCCCATGCTCCGGCGCGTCCTGTCCCAGTACGGGTACAGCCCGCAGGCGGTGCTCGCCCTCACCCGCGTGGCGGGCGTGGACCTGTTCGACGCGATGTACCGCGTTACGCACGGCTTTCTGGAAAGTGACGCGCGGCGCACCGCCTTCCTGACGCAGGGCAGCTACCTCAGGAAAGCCGTGACCACGAACGCGTGGTTTCCGCACAGCGAAGGCGACCGGATTCCCGAGGTCGCTTTGACGCTTTCGGGAGCAAAGCTGCTCACGCTTCCCCTCCGTTTCGGACGCAACCGCGTTCTGGGGTTGCTGAACGACTGA
- a CDS encoding putative bifunctional diguanylate cyclase/phosphodiesterase yields the protein MDPRPPSSELDRLERLSRYDILDTPPEEEFDRITRLARQLLQTPIAILNFVGRKRTWLKSHLGTNVRVIDRKHAICAEAIKHPGVFTIADLQRTPQFAQEPMLVLGARSYAGAPLTTPDGFNIGTIAVFDHHPRVFTAGEQALLQDLAAIVIDALELRRAVLHWQAAQAQSHHMAYHDPLTRLPNRRLLMDRIAQALHQAERRGTPLGILVVDLDGFKLINDSLGHAAGDAFLITAGHRLCEQLHADDTVARVGGDEFVILLPELQRGADAAHVADKIQQALEEPFVLEGQTLEVSGCIGISLYPGDGQDAETLLRAADTAMYTAKAAGKGECRFYTQDMTRAANEKLSLRQRLVQALIQGEFRLHYQPQVELASGRVVGAEALLRWPQADGTLLPPDHFIPRAEETGLIVPIGRWVLREACTQWMRWQANHNVTLDLSVNVSVRQWEQPHFLDEVREVLRETGFPPERLILEITESALLADPEDALALTAQLSDLGVGVALDDYGKGFSNLYQLQRLSVSHLKLDRAFIQSLPGDRRARAIAQSAVTLASGLDALTIGEGIEVQEQLDALLAMGCPLGQGFHLGRPVPPEEFQQRHLMGTRPTR from the coding sequence ATGGACCCGCGACCGCCCTCAAGTGAACTTGACCGACTTGAGCGGCTCTCCCGGTACGACATTCTCGACACGCCACCTGAAGAGGAATTCGACCGGATCACCCGCCTCGCTCGGCAGCTCCTGCAAACTCCCATCGCCATCCTCAACTTCGTTGGGCGCAAACGCACCTGGCTCAAATCGCACCTGGGCACGAACGTTCGTGTCATAGACCGGAAGCACGCCATCTGTGCGGAAGCGATCAAACACCCAGGCGTGTTCACCATTGCCGACCTGCAACGCACACCGCAGTTCGCTCAGGAACCGATGCTCGTCCTCGGTGCCCGGTCGTATGCTGGCGCGCCACTGACCACGCCCGACGGCTTTAACATTGGGACGATCGCCGTCTTTGACCATCACCCCCGTGTCTTTACCGCCGGGGAACAAGCGCTTCTTCAGGACCTGGCGGCCATCGTCATCGACGCCCTGGAATTGCGCCGCGCCGTATTGCACTGGCAGGCTGCACAGGCGCAAAGCCACCACATGGCTTACCACGACCCACTGACCCGGCTTCCCAACCGCCGCCTGCTGATGGACCGGATCGCGCAGGCCCTTCACCAGGCCGAGCGGAGAGGCACGCCCCTGGGCATTCTCGTGGTCGACTTGGACGGCTTCAAACTCATCAATGACTCTCTCGGGCATGCAGCGGGTGACGCCTTCCTTATTACAGCGGGGCACCGTCTGTGCGAGCAGCTTCATGCGGACGACACCGTGGCGCGGGTCGGTGGAGACGAATTCGTGATTTTGCTTCCTGAACTGCAACGTGGCGCCGACGCAGCGCACGTGGCGGACAAGATCCAGCAGGCCCTGGAAGAGCCTTTCGTGTTGGAAGGTCAAACGCTCGAAGTCAGCGGTTGTATCGGTATCAGCCTTTACCCCGGAGACGGCCAGGACGCAGAAACCCTCCTGCGTGCGGCGGACACCGCCATGTACACCGCCAAAGCGGCAGGCAAAGGGGAATGCCGCTTCTACACGCAGGACATGACGAGGGCGGCCAATGAGAAGCTCTCCTTGCGGCAACGCCTCGTCCAGGCGCTGATACAGGGTGAGTTCCGGTTGCACTACCAACCGCAGGTGGAACTCGCCAGCGGCAGGGTGGTAGGCGCCGAAGCATTGCTCCGCTGGCCGCAAGCGGACGGAACGCTTCTTCCGCCCGACCACTTCATTCCCCGAGCAGAAGAAACGGGCCTCATTGTGCCGATCGGCCGCTGGGTTCTGCGGGAAGCGTGCACGCAGTGGATGCGCTGGCAAGCCAATCACAACGTGACGCTTGACCTGTCGGTGAACGTCTCTGTTCGTCAGTGGGAGCAGCCTCATTTCCTTGACGAGGTCCGGGAGGTCTTGCGGGAGACCGGATTTCCACCTGAGCGGCTCATTCTGGAAATCACGGAGAGCGCGCTGCTCGCCGATCCGGAAGACGCCCTCGCCCTGACTGCACAGTTGTCGGACTTGGGTGTAGGGGTCGCCCTGGATGACTACGGGAAGGGCTTTTCCAACCTGTACCAGCTGCAGCGCTTGTCGGTCAGTCACCTGAAGCTGGACCGGGCCTTTATTCAGTCCCTGCCGGGAGACCGCAGAGCGCGGGCCATCGCGCAGAGCGCCGTCACACTGGCTTCTGGGCTGGATGCATTGACGATTGGGGAGGGCATTGAGGTGCAAGAGCAGCTGGACGCGCTCCTCGCCATGGGCTGCCCCCTGGGACAGGGCTTTCACCTGGGGCGTCCCGTACCGCCGGAGGAGTTCCAGCAGCGTCATCTGATGGGCACCCGTCCTACCCGGTAG